Proteins from a single region of Bombus vancouverensis nearcticus chromosome 5, iyBomVanc1_principal, whole genome shotgun sequence:
- the LOC117156459 gene encoding uncharacterized protein LOC117156459: MLEEAHRQNAVKPPTIYKWVKGFEEGRENVEDQHRFQYRPYRSENGHSSNCRKVLNNPLERGNVLFVRERGRRETKLFLDRKIIKIICIHRHRCAIRHLVWNVIRFRCYKQFFSEWYPEERVANILKLASQGNSKLTLFHEFFPSGQNRKPQSEDTLSAKQLLC, translated from the exons ATGCTAGAAGAAGCACATAGACAGAATGCTGTGAAGCCACCGACTATTTACAAATGGGTGAAAGGGTTtgaagaaggaagagaaaacgTGGAAGATCAACACCGT TTTCAGTATCGTCCGTATCGAAGTGAAAACG GTCACAGTTCAAATTGTCGTAAAGTCTTAAACAATCCGCTGGAACGAGG AAACGTTCTTTTCGTACGAGAACGCGGTCGAAGAGAGACAAAGTTGTTCTTGGATAGaaagataattaaaataatttgtatacATCGTCATCGTTGCGCTATTCGTCATCTGGTATGGAACGTAATAAGGTTCCGTTGTTATAAGCAATTCTTCAGCGAATGGTATCCTGAGGAAAGAGTTGCCAATATATTGAAATTAGCTTCTCAAGGAAACAGTAAACTGACCTTATTTCATGAATTCTTTCCTTCGGGGCAAAATCGAAAGCCACAAAGCGAAGATACACTTTCAGCTAAACAACTTCTTTGTTAA